The DNA segment TGGCAGAATTCTATTTTCTCTCTGGACTCCACAATTTCTTTCTCAAGTGCTTCCACCTGCGGTTAACAAAGGAATACAGACATAATAATTAACTGTCTTCAATTTGAAACACAATTGAGTATAATCAGGTATACACAGGCTGACATAATGATATGCATTCAACAAATGACTATTTAGAATATGAACTTTCCATTCTGCCTTCAGAGATACTACTGACACCCAATAATTTTCATATTACAACCAGTATCAGCATAATAGATTAAGGGAATAAGCATTCATTTTGAAATTATAATATAACTCACATTGTCATTTCACCACATCCCAAAATAAGTTGGTTTTATTTATGACCATGGACACAATCAGAAAGAGTTACCTTTTatgaaactaaaatttaatctttaaacAATGGTAGTCGGATAATAGACAGGCAAAATACAGCTGGCAATAGGTTACTTGTGCTAACTTTTCCATAAAAGCAACAAAGAATCCGCAGCGGCATTAATGGAATACGAAATTCAAAAGTGGAGccatcaaaacacaaaaataccaGCCAAAAAGCTGTAGTTCAACTGCCAATGTCGCTGTCCAAGATCATGCACTTCCAAATATGCCCAAACAAATGCAAATTATCGTACAACAATATTAAGCACAGAAACAAAAAGTGAATGGTTACCTTCTTATCAGCTTCTGATGCTTCTTGAAACTttgaattaattgaattttgctCATCTGAACTCAACTGATTAATGACGTGCTTCTCCAACACTGGAACTTGGGACTTTTGctgtttttgaagtccttcatcAGACGGAAAAACAGAAGCTGGCCTTGGTGGCCGGCCTGTAGTTGGGTTCACTCGTTGAGCACCAGGGTCACTCATCCCTTCCTCTTGTTGAAAGCCTTCCAAAAATAGAGGGTATAGAGAAAAATACTAGTTTAAATATTTTCCATTTATACAAATGATTGTGCGCGCGTGTGTGTGTGAGAGTGAGAGGAAAAGGGGGAGGGGGAGAACCAGTAATTCTTGGACACCAACCTGATGGATTTCCCCAAGTTACAGAACTGTACTGAGTAGCAGGTAGGCCAGAAGGTGGTAAAGCAAGGAGAATGTTACTTGGAAGTACTCCTGGAAGAGCACGTCCTTCCCTGTGTCGTTCCATTAGGTACAGTGCAATACAAAACTCCCTGAGAGAAAGCATGCTATCATTATCTTGATCAGATAAGTCCCAAACCTGCTTTAAAACCTCTGGAAAATATAATCATATGTAGAACTCATGATCAGGGAATAAGCTAGccattgaaaaattataaacacGGAACATGTGAAAAATAGGATGATAGAACAGGCATTGCCTGAAACAAATCCAGAAATAAAagggacaaaaataaaaaacaaatgcTATCAAATGCAAATCAGTCATTCTTAAGCTGACATCCCATGaaatggagaagaagaaaacataaagaaagCATTTAAAGCCTCCTGTCGAAGCAAGAACAGAAGTATAAGAAAAATATACCCCGTGGTAATCTCCAGCTAAGGAACAAGTTCCGGGCTTGTTCCCCAGTGATTTTCCCATCCCTATCTGTATCTACTGCAACAAATACTTTTGTATACTTCTGAATATCAGTTGAAGTCATCCTTGGCCATGGAGATTGAGGCTGACTAGAAGCAGAATCCTGCAACCTCACTGGATGTCCAGGTGGATTTGGCATATTATGTGTTTGGACCAAGGCATGCTGATTCTGTTTCCCCACTGGTTGGACCTGTGGAAGCTGTGCACCAACAGGCTGGGATGCAATTGGGCTCTGCAAAGATTCAGTCAAGCTAGTCCTAATAGACTGCAGGTTCCCTCCAGAAGAAAATCCTAGTGTAGAAGAATCTTTCTTGGGCTGAAACGAGCTTGCAGAGAACATATCCCCTCCAAAGGCTATATAAGAAGCAACACCATTCCCAGAAGTATCCGCTGACTTAGAATCCTTAGCCGCTTGATCAGATGACTTAGTGTCAGAGGCAGGATATTGTCCCACTGCCAGTCTAACATTTGATCCAGATGTTGCAAGCCCAGACACCTCTTGAGTAGATGTGGGACTACGTCCTCTAGGTGCTATTAGAGAGGATGTTACCGCTGGAACACCAACCATCTGGGGAGTGGACCCATCACTTTGTATGCCATGAGTTTCAGCATGAGGTCCTCCACCAGCCATCACTCCACGGATTCCCTGATTGGTAATACCAGGTGCTAGATTAGAAGCACTATCAGGGATATTTTGTGTTGGCTTCACTAATGGGCTTCCCGGGTAAGGAAGATTTTGCTGGTTTCCACTTAAACTTGGGAGTGGCCCTCTTAGTCCAACATTTTGATGGGGCATAGAATTAATATTACTCTGTGATGCAGATGCAGATGTAGATGCAGGTGCAGATGTAGATGCAGGTGCAGATGCAGGTGTAGCTGTGGTGGTGGGCATAGGTGTAGGCGTAGGTGCAGAAGAATTCAGTTCGGGTGCAACTATGGCACTAAAATTGATTTGAGGTGCAGGTATTTTAGATGTAGCTGGACCATATAATGCTGCTTTTACTATTTCAGGAGTAAGCTCCCGCTTACTTTGTGCTACAGTGACAAGCTTAAGGGCATTGTAAAACTCTGCCCGACCAAGGAATCCACTCTGGCTTTGGTTTGCAAAAGCCCAAATCTGCAGAAGAAGGCCAGCAAGTGAGTGTTAAGTCAGTAACTGCACTCACAAGTAGGCGTAAGAGGACTAACTCAAGTTCAGAGAAAAGCAAACAGGATACTCTAAACCAATAAGATTAAAGCGCAGCTACCAAAGCACAAATAGAGGCAGACGACATATTAAGAAATAAATGAATGAAAGAATGAATCATTTAACAATAATATATGGCTGGTGGGGCTCTAGGTTCTCTTACCTGAGCGAGGACCTGCTTGGGCAAACCAGAGCCTTGGAAGAAGGAGACAGCTTCGGTGCCACTGATGCGGCCGTCGTGGTCCAAATCAGCATGCCGAAAATAAGCATCAAAGAGATCGACATTAGAAGCTCTAGATGCCATTGCTCCACAGACCGCAATCAACAATCAACACAAAGCTGCACCAGAATTTTGTGCTCAAATGAATTCACAGATTGCGCCATACACTATTGGGGTGTGCATGGTTTGGATTTCAAAAACTTTTGAAGAAATCCAAAGCCAATCCAAATTGAAACCAATTATATGGTTCTAAATCCAAACCATAACTGGTTTTATAGACTAAACTGGTTTCAATCAGTTTGAAAAAATAAACATGTTTAAAACTGGTTCTGAATTTTCAAACTGGTTTTTGTTGTCAACCAGTTTTAAATCCAGTTTTTGCTGCAAATCTGGTTTTGACTGAAATCCAATAATAAATCTggtttttaaatcttttttctaaTTGCAAATCCAATTTTTGTTACAATCTTATATTCTGTTTTTAAAACCAATTAACAACCAATCTATACGGAACTATATGTCTAAATGTTCGTTACAacatcaaaaattaaatctaaaaaacaAAGATTAATCTATATAACCTTCAGTCTTCATCGAGATGAATGAAAAAGTAATAATGATAGTATGATACTCACTA comes from the Arachis duranensis cultivar V14167 chromosome 7, aradu.V14167.gnm2.J7QH, whole genome shotgun sequence genome and includes:
- the LOC107496162 gene encoding uncharacterized protein LOC107496162 isoform X2, which codes for MASRASNVDLFDAYFRHADLDHDGRISGTEAVSFFQGSGLPKQVLAQIWAFANQSQSGFLGRAEFYNALKLVTVAQSKRELTPEIVKAALYGPATSKIPAPQINFSAIVAPELNSSAPTPTPMPTTTATPASAPASTSAPASTSASASQSNINSMPHQNVGLRGPLPSLSGNQQNLPYPGSPLVKPTQNIPDSASNLAPGITNQGIRGVMAGGGPHAETHGIQSDGSTPQMVGVPAVTSSLIAPRGRSPTSTQEVSGLATSGSNVRLAVGQYPASDTKSSDQAAKDSKSADTSGNGVASYIAFGGDMFSASSFQPKKDSSTLGFSSGGNLQSIRTSLTESLQSPIASQPVGAQLPQVQPVGKQNQHALVQTHNMPNPPGHPVRLQDSASSQPQSPWPRMTSTDIQKYTKVFVAVDTDRDGKITGEQARNLFLSWRLPREVLKQVWDLSDQDNDSMLSLREFCIALYLMERHREGRALPGVLPSNILLALPPSGLPATQYSSVTWGNPSGFQQEEGMSDPGAQRVNPTTGRPPRPASVFPSDEGLQKQQKSQVPVLEKHVINQLSSDEQNSINSKFQEASEADKKVEALEKEIVESREKIEFCHAKMQELVLYKSRCDNRLNEIIERTSADKREVEILAKKYEDKYKQVGDVSSKLTTEEATFRDIQEKKIEVYQAIAKMEQDGNAHADCIQSDLDEMVKSLNNRCKKYGLRAKPTTLVELPFGWQPGIQEGAADWDEDWDKLEDKEFAFVKELTLDVQNIIAPLKQKLPLALKQKDSEIDSSRIAASPKSDKKSENPQNTDEQEVGNIHNKSEDGSAKSAPNSPFSRSSIGSPQRDFADSGMGMIAAGEDRSPRDQDIIQGTQSDHSGVKSVFSGEKIFDEPNWGTFDANDDIDSVWGFNASSTTNEERDLKGAGDDYFFGSGDLGLGSIKTGSPQGGDPFLKSGGFSFDDSVPNTPLFSSSSSPQRPKEWLDSSFDNFSRFDSFRSEDSGTLSTRETPARFDSVRRDMDFDHLQGFPAFEDSDPFGSGPFRTSSENEAHRRGSDKWSAF
- the LOC107496162 gene encoding uncharacterized protein LOC107496162 isoform X1, whose translation is MASRASNVDLFDAYFRHADLDHDGRISGTEAVSFFQGSGLPKQVLAQIWAFANQSQSGFLGRAEFYNALKLVTVAQSKRELTPEIVKAALYGPATSKIPAPQINFSAIVAPELNSSAPTPTPMPTTTATPASAPASTSAPASTSASASQSNINSMPHQNVGLRGPLPSLSGNQQNLPYPGSPLVKPTQNIPDSASNLAPGITNQGIRGVMAGGGPHAETHGIQSDGSTPQMVGVPAVTSSLIAPRGRSPTSTQEVSGLATSGSNVRLAVGQYPASDTKSSDQAAKDSKSADTSGNGVASYIAFGGDMFSASSFQPKKDSSTLGFSSGGNLQSIRTSLTESLQSPIASQPVGAQLPQVQPVGKQNQHALVQTHNMPNPPGHPVRLQDSASSQPQSPWPRMTSTDIQKYTKVFVAVDTDRDGKITGEQARNLFLSWRLPREVLKQVWDLSDQDNDSMLSLREFCIALYLMERHREGRALPGVLPSNILLALPPSGLPATQYSSVTWGNPSGFQQEEGMSDPGAQRVNPTTGRPPRPASVFPSDEGLQKQQKSQVPVLEKHVINQLSSDEQNSINSKFQEASEADKKVEALEKEIVESREKIEFCHAKMQELVLYKSRCDNRLNEIIERTSADKREVEILAKKYEDKYKQVGDVSSKLTTEEATFRDIQEKKIEVYQAIAKMEQDGNVDDSLLAHADCIQSDLDEMVKSLNNRCKKYGLRAKPTTLVELPFGWQPGIQEGAADWDEDWDKLEDKEFAFVKELTLDVQNIIAPLKQKLPLALKQKDSEIDSSRIAASPKSDKKSENPQNTDEQEVGNIHNKSEDGSAKSAPNSPFSRSSIGSPQRDFADSGMGMIAAGEDRSPRDQDIIQGTQSDHSGVKSVFSGEKIFDEPNWGTFDANDDIDSVWGFNASSTTNEERDLKGAGDDYFFGSGDLGLGSIKTGSPQGGDPFLKSGGFSFDDSVPNTPLFSSSSSPQRPKEWLDSSFDNFSRFDSFRSEDSGTLSTRETPARFDSVRRDMDFDHLQGFPAFEDSDPFGSGPFRTSSENEAHRRGSDKWSAF